One window of Phycisphaeraceae bacterium genomic DNA carries:
- a CDS encoding peptidylprolyl isomerase produces the protein MARDLILRATKSRIGNFSDSQAKAKTLETLEQRVVLAAPFAFDPNNTIVELQTTMGSIRIELFDTIAPGTVQNFLTLVQNDRYDRSFFHRHATNFVIQGGGYSYTAEDGLGDVVHNGKIQNEYGRSNLARTLAMAKQDGDPNSATSQFFFNLSDNSSNLNNQNGGFTVFAQVYDDDSWAVVQAIAGLQIVNFGNPFTTTPVTENFDPQAGAVDESWFVYINDAVVIHTPQGVLTSLLNAVPNVSAGPNGTAVVAVLNEFGQTTIYQRLSGSSQWVAVDPDRDQTLPTPSKNLVTWRDPKDSRFYAAVPTSGGLLLYTNTAAGVWTTRNLTSEISGAGIIDSEITQWKTNATRNNVFRIVGVMANGDVVQYEQTVTVLSGGGYRWNFKNLSDDLRAINATTPDFQGRLIAYSTAWDAWHIAGLDSAGQIQTIWRGPRMSQWVLSNLSTITGAPALSGGLSVYLTPWKGINLAGVDSSGNLQITWWIPRFEGTWVVSNLTSSISAPAVFGESITSFNTPSGGLNIAARTTDNDVVVFWWVPGAPGNLWRVQNVTTIVSTSTTPLALSGELSATASGDGITSIVGRGPGGKVVRYFGSVTGQTWSMEDLSSIATVV, from the coding sequence ATGGCCCGCGATCTGATTCTGCGCGCGACGAAGAGCCGCATCGGCAACTTCTCCGACTCGCAAGCCAAAGCAAAAACACTCGAAACACTCGAGCAGCGCGTCGTGCTCGCCGCGCCGTTCGCCTTCGATCCGAACAACACGATCGTCGAACTCCAGACGACGATGGGCAGCATCCGCATCGAGCTCTTCGACACCATCGCGCCAGGCACCGTGCAGAACTTCCTGACGCTCGTCCAGAACGATCGATACGACCGGTCCTTCTTCCATCGCCACGCAACCAACTTCGTGATCCAGGGCGGCGGTTACTCATACACGGCCGAAGATGGTCTCGGCGATGTCGTCCACAACGGCAAGATCCAGAACGAGTACGGCCGCTCGAACCTCGCCCGCACGCTCGCCATGGCCAAGCAGGACGGCGACCCCAACTCCGCCACCAGCCAGTTCTTCTTCAACCTCTCAGACAACTCCTCCAATCTCAACAATCAGAACGGCGGCTTCACGGTCTTTGCCCAGGTCTACGACGACGACTCATGGGCAGTCGTCCAGGCGATCGCGGGCCTTCAGATCGTGAACTTCGGCAATCCCTTTACCACCACACCCGTCACCGAGAACTTTGATCCCCAAGCCGGTGCCGTCGACGAATCATGGTTTGTCTACATCAACGACGCGGTCGTGATCCACACCCCCCAGGGCGTCCTGACCTCCCTGCTCAACGCCGTTCCGAACGTATCGGCCGGCCCGAACGGGACCGCCGTCGTCGCCGTGCTCAACGAGTTCGGGCAGACCACGATCTACCAGCGTCTCAGCGGCTCATCCCAATGGGTCGCCGTCGATCCCGACCGCGACCAGACGCTCCCCACGCCCAGCAAGAACCTCGTCACATGGCGTGACCCCAAGGACAGCCGCTTCTACGCCGCCGTCCCGACATCGGGCGGCCTCCTCCTCTACACCAACACCGCCGCGGGCGTCTGGACAACCCGCAACCTCACATCAGAGATCTCCGGCGCGGGCATCATCGATTCCGAGATCACGCAGTGGAAAACCAACGCCACGCGCAACAACGTCTTCCGCATCGTCGGCGTCATGGCGAACGGCGATGTTGTTCAATACGAGCAGACCGTGACCGTTCTCTCCGGCGGCGGCTATCGCTGGAACTTCAAGAACCTCTCCGACGATCTCCGTGCGATCAATGCCACCACACCTGACTTCCAGGGCCGTCTCATCGCATACTCCACCGCGTGGGACGCCTGGCACATCGCCGGACTCGACTCCGCAGGCCAGATCCAGACCATCTGGCGCGGCCCTCGCATGAGCCAGTGGGTGCTCTCGAATCTCAGCACCATCACCGGTGCCCCCGCTCTCTCCGGCGGACTCTCCGTCTATCTCACGCCATGGAAGGGCATCAACCTCGCCGGCGTTGACTCTTCCGGAAACCTCCAGATCACCTGGTGGATTCCGCGCTTCGAAGGGACGTGGGTCGTCTCCAATCTGACCAGCTCGATCTCGGCACCCGCGGTCTTCGGCGAGTCGATCACATCCTTCAACACGCCATCCGGCGGCCTGAACATCGCTGCCCGAACCACCGACAACGACGTCGTCGTCTTCTGGTGGGTCCCGGGAGCACCCGGAAATCTCTGGCGGGTCCAGAACGTCACCACGATCGTCTCAACCTCCACAACGCCCCTGGCCCTCTCGGGCGAACTCAGCGCGACCGCCAGCGGCGACGGCATCACAAGCATCGTCGGCCGAGGACCCGGAGGCAAGGTCGTCCGCTACTTCGGATCCGTCACCGGACAGACATGGTCGATGGAGGACCTCTCCTCCATCGCGACTGTCGTCTGA
- a CDS encoding BatD family protein produces the protein MTQQTIFILIAALASLLATSARAQEPSISVQVNTQSIFLDTALTVVIKIERLGEAFEARTPEFDPTDEFLIGTPFASRGSFTEQTISNGVIRRDVRQQASFQYQMQPTRTGTLTVPSASITIGNAQYRTNPVQILVSPRPTADFATLRIEPRTITAYVGQAIPLDVIFESSRMPDTGEFIGDSLPRGIIAIPGKRRPTPNDRTMSIPLLGATGTAFNLPGYTGPGIAFTMPMELIAENAGTWTVGPITFMLTLDRSRPHERLAVASNPLNLEIRPLPDAGRPSGFSGIVGEGRIEASLSTPTARIGDPINLTIRLSGALPADRLHPPRIELQHDIAEQFRIGREGWVDGGVSGDSRTYSITVRPQSSEISEFPPIRLHWFDPSSATYKMSLSRAIPLKIEASREVTAADAVGRFTPGARESLGDAPLRLNANRSSSDRLTNYDTDLDGFLSSQAGRALLIAPPSLWALLWAGTAIHRRESPDARRRRRMLSKSLSLARRAGSDPARATDAVRIFVAAHTGIAPEAVTSADLAALGTSSSTPELALLTACMKQAEGFEHTGRSVEPTPGIREAMQTLSRTLRKGSEAAS, from the coding sequence ATGACCCAGCAAACCATCTTCATCCTGATCGCTGCCCTCGCCTCGCTGCTCGCAACGAGTGCCCGTGCGCAAGAACCGAGCATCTCCGTGCAGGTCAATACCCAGTCGATCTTTCTCGACACTGCACTCACTGTCGTCATCAAGATCGAAAGACTCGGCGAGGCCTTTGAGGCCCGCACGCCCGAATTCGATCCGACCGACGAGTTTCTCATCGGCACACCATTCGCCTCTCGGGGCTCGTTCACCGAGCAAACGATCTCAAACGGAGTGATCCGCCGGGACGTGCGTCAACAGGCCTCATTCCAGTATCAGATGCAGCCGACTCGTACCGGCACCCTGACGGTGCCCTCAGCGAGCATCACGATAGGGAATGCACAGTACCGCACGAACCCTGTCCAGATCCTTGTTTCACCCCGGCCCACCGCAGACTTTGCGACGCTCCGGATCGAGCCACGCACTATCACAGCGTACGTCGGACAGGCGATTCCTCTCGATGTCATCTTCGAGAGCTCCCGAATGCCCGACACGGGCGAGTTCATCGGTGACTCACTCCCGCGTGGCATTATCGCGATTCCCGGAAAGCGCCGACCCACGCCGAACGACCGAACGATGTCTATACCGCTTCTCGGAGCGACCGGAACCGCCTTCAATCTGCCGGGCTACACGGGCCCCGGAATCGCCTTCACCATGCCGATGGAATTGATCGCCGAGAATGCAGGGACTTGGACCGTCGGCCCTATCACATTCATGCTCACGCTCGATCGCAGCCGACCACACGAGAGACTCGCCGTCGCATCCAATCCACTCAACCTCGAGATCCGCCCGCTCCCGGATGCAGGACGCCCATCAGGATTCAGCGGCATCGTCGGAGAGGGACGCATCGAAGCCTCACTCTCGACACCAACCGCACGCATAGGAGATCCGATCAATCTGACCATTCGTCTCAGCGGCGCACTCCCCGCTGATCGGCTTCACCCGCCCAGGATCGAACTCCAGCACGACATCGCGGAACAATTCAGGATCGGCAGAGAGGGCTGGGTCGACGGTGGCGTCAGCGGAGATTCCCGCACCTACAGCATCACGGTTCGCCCACAGTCCTCAGAGATCTCTGAGTTCCCGCCCATTCGGCTCCACTGGTTCGATCCCTCCAGCGCCACATACAAGATGAGTCTCAGCCGGGCGATCCCCTTGAAGATCGAGGCATCGCGTGAGGTCACTGCCGCAGACGCCGTCGGGCGTTTCACACCGGGAGCGAGAGAATCTCTGGGCGACGCGCCGCTCCGTCTGAACGCCAACCGCTCAAGCTCCGACCGACTCACCAACTACGACACCGACCTTGATGGCTTCCTGTCATCTCAGGCAGGACGAGCTCTCCTCATCGCCCCACCCTCGCTCTGGGCACTTCTCTGGGCGGGCACTGCCATCCATCGCCGAGAGAGCCCAGATGCCCGACGCAGGCGTCGCATGCTCTCAAAGTCGCTCTCACTGGCCAGACGAGCAGGATCCGACCCCGCCCGTGCGACAGACGCAGTTCGCATCTTCGTTGCTGCACACACCGGCATCGCACCAGAGGCAGTCACGAGCGCGGACCTCGCGGCTCTCGGAACCAGCAGTTCCACCCCTGAGCTGGCGCTTCTCACGGCGTGCATGAAGCAGGCCGAGGGCTTCGAGCACACCGGAAGAAGCGTCGAACCGACTCCCGGAATCCGGGAAGCGATGCAGACGCTCAGCCGCACGCTACGCAAAGGATCGGAGGCCGCATCATGA
- a CDS encoding VWA domain-containing protein, with amino-acid sequence MTSIYHSPWAFALILLAAAIVALRPFSLPPPIVMPGAAGLRGLGSLRSFLRWAPLALRLAALCLIAVAIARPQTLTGRIETSKEGVAIQLVIDRSASMGAPMTFEGRSYERLEVVKRVLKDFILGDGKQLKGRADDLIGLIVFSGYADTLAPLSHSHQIVVDLANSTQLAPPALPEGGTAIGDALALAASRLRSAEEQIKALSDANRSPEFRIKSKIIVLLTDGEHNRGEILPEPAARLAAEWGIKIYSIGIGGTGGVVFISGMDGRPIPIRDHVDERTLTTISNRTGGRYWNARNAESLREIYEEIDRLEKVSVTSQRRTVYEERFPPLVNAALWLIGIEIFLASTLLRRLP; translated from the coding sequence ATGACCTCCATCTACCACTCACCCTGGGCGTTCGCCCTGATCCTGCTCGCAGCGGCCATCGTCGCGCTCCGTCCCTTCTCTCTCCCCCCACCCATCGTCATGCCGGGCGCGGCCGGGCTACGCGGCCTCGGCTCCCTTCGATCGTTCTTGCGTTGGGCACCGCTTGCTCTGCGCCTCGCTGCACTCTGCCTGATCGCTGTAGCGATCGCACGCCCACAGACGCTCACCGGCCGCATCGAGACATCAAAGGAAGGCGTAGCGATCCAACTCGTGATCGATCGCTCCGCCAGCATGGGCGCGCCCATGACCTTCGAAGGACGGTCCTACGAGCGGCTTGAAGTTGTCAAACGAGTCCTGAAAGACTTCATCCTCGGCGATGGCAAGCAGCTCAAGGGCCGTGCCGATGACCTGATCGGGCTGATCGTTTTCTCGGGATATGCTGACACGCTCGCCCCTCTGTCGCACAGCCACCAGATCGTTGTCGATCTGGCAAACAGCACCCAGCTCGCTCCGCCAGCCCTCCCCGAAGGCGGCACCGCCATCGGAGACGCTCTCGCCCTCGCCGCCTCGCGACTCAGATCAGCAGAGGAACAGATCAAAGCCCTCAGCGATGCGAACCGAAGCCCTGAGTTCCGAATCAAGAGCAAGATCATCGTCCTCCTGACAGACGGCGAGCACAACCGCGGCGAGATCCTCCCCGAGCCAGCGGCACGGCTCGCCGCCGAATGGGGGATCAAGATTTACTCCATCGGCATCGGCGGCACCGGGGGTGTCGTCTTCATCTCCGGAATGGACGGACGCCCTATTCCGATTCGAGACCACGTCGATGAGCGAACACTCACCACGATCTCGAACCGCACGGGCGGCCGATACTGGAACGCTAGAAACGCCGAGTCTCTCAGAGAGATCTACGAAGAGATCGACCGCCTTGAAAAGGTCTCGGTCACGTCCCAGAGACGCACGGTTTACGAAGAACGATTCCCTCCCCTTGTCAACGCCGCGCTCTGGCTCATCGGCATCGAGATCTTCCTCGCGAGCACACTTCTCAGGAGATTGCCATGA
- a CDS encoding MoxR family ATPase — translation MANTVDLTPQIEAHATTIRTLTDAISQVVVGQKTMVERLFVGLLCNGHVLLEGVPGLAKTLTVSTLANAIHAKFSRIQFTPDLLPADLVGTLIYNPRDSTFTPRKGPVFANIVLADEINRAPAKVQSALLEAMQERHVTIGETTYPLPDPFLVLATQNPIEQEGTYTLPEAQVDRFMLKLRVDYPSKQDERQIVDRMASSAPKTKVEAMVTTDQIAAARRLVDQIHVDDRVKEYIVSIVHASRRPKEYGLDIARLISFGASPRASISLTMAARAHAFLQGRPYATPADVKSIGMDVLRHRVIASYEAQAEEISSEQIVQRIFDHVPLP, via the coding sequence ATGGCGAACACGGTTGACCTCACACCTCAAATCGAAGCACATGCAACGACAATCCGGACCCTGACCGACGCCATATCCCAGGTCGTCGTCGGGCAGAAGACGATGGTCGAGCGCCTCTTCGTCGGGTTGCTATGCAATGGGCATGTGCTGCTTGAAGGCGTTCCGGGTCTGGCCAAGACCCTCACAGTGAGCACGCTGGCGAACGCGATCCACGCGAAGTTCAGCCGCATCCAGTTCACGCCCGATCTGCTGCCAGCGGACCTGGTGGGCACTCTCATCTACAACCCGCGGGACTCAACCTTCACGCCCCGCAAGGGTCCTGTCTTTGCCAACATCGTGCTGGCCGATGAGATCAACCGAGCCCCAGCCAAGGTCCAGAGTGCGCTGCTGGAAGCGATGCAGGAGCGACACGTCACCATCGGAGAAACGACATACCCGCTTCCCGATCCCTTCCTTGTGCTCGCGACGCAGAACCCGATCGAGCAAGAGGGCACCTACACCCTCCCCGAAGCGCAGGTCGATCGCTTCATGCTCAAGCTTCGAGTCGATTACCCGTCGAAACAAGACGAGCGACAGATCGTCGATCGCATGGCTTCCAGCGCGCCGAAGACCAAAGTTGAAGCAATGGTCACGACTGATCAGATCGCCGCCGCCCGGCGCCTTGTCGATCAGATCCACGTCGATGATCGCGTGAAGGAGTACATCGTCAGCATCGTCCATGCCTCACGCCGTCCGAAGGAGTACGGGCTGGACATCGCTCGCCTGATCTCCTTCGGCGCATCCCCCCGTGCCTCGATCTCGCTCACCATGGCGGCCCGCGCCCACGCGTTCCTCCAGGGCAGGCCGTACGCCACCCCCGCCGACGTGAAGTCGATCGGGATGGATGTACTCCGCCATCGAGTGATCGCAAGCTACGAGGCACAGGCCGAAGAGATCTCCTCCGAACAGATTGTCCAGCGGATCTTTGACCATGTTCCGCTCCCATAG
- a CDS encoding DUF58 domain-containing protein: MFRSHRHPIDAAEPAPLPADLAKEVRRLHVMTRRRVSDLFTGEYHSAFKGHGIEFAEVREYEPGDDVRSIDWNVTARTGKTFIKRFVEERQLTAMVCVDLSRSGMFGTTGKTKRRLEIESAAILAMAASQNQDRVGLLLFTDRVEKFVPPKKGTSHCQRLMRDLLAHAPAGRGTDLRPALDHLAHMLRRRSVIFLISDFDCPPCNTQLSVLARRHDVVAISVNDPREFQFPSVGLVDVVDPETGATRTIDLGSRGTRAYAAQRLADRDRREAHLASSGVDRVTLSTERSAVPELAAYFRRRERRR; this comes from the coding sequence ATGTTCCGCTCCCATAGACACCCGATCGATGCCGCCGAGCCCGCGCCGCTTCCCGCCGACCTGGCGAAGGAGGTTCGACGCCTCCACGTCATGACCCGGCGACGCGTCAGCGACCTGTTCACGGGCGAGTACCACTCGGCGTTCAAGGGGCACGGAATCGAATTTGCCGAGGTCAGAGAATACGAGCCGGGCGATGACGTCCGTTCGATCGACTGGAACGTCACCGCCAGAACCGGCAAGACCTTCATCAAGAGGTTCGTTGAAGAACGCCAGCTCACCGCCATGGTCTGCGTCGACCTCTCGCGATCAGGCATGTTCGGCACCACCGGAAAGACCAAACGCCGCCTCGAGATCGAGTCCGCCGCCATCCTCGCCATGGCCGCGAGCCAGAATCAGGACCGTGTCGGGCTGCTGCTCTTCACGGATCGCGTCGAGAAGTTCGTTCCTCCGAAGAAGGGCACGTCGCATTGCCAACGCCTCATGCGCGACCTCCTCGCGCACGCTCCCGCCGGCCGAGGCACGGACCTCCGTCCCGCGCTCGACCATCTCGCCCACATGCTGCGAAGGCGTAGCGTGATCTTCCTCATCTCCGATTTCGATTGTCCACCCTGCAACACCCAGCTCTCAGTGCTCGCAAGGCGACACGATGTTGTAGCAATCTCCGTCAACGATCCCCGCGAGTTCCAGTTCCCCTCGGTCGGTCTCGTCGATGTCGTCGATCCCGAAACTGGTGCAACACGAACGATCGATCTCGGCTCACGCGGCACGCGTGCATACGCCGCGCAACGCCTGGCGGACCGCGACAGACGCGAAGCCCATCTCGCTTCTTCGGGGGTCGATCGCGTCACGCTCTCTACGGAGAGATCCGCCGTCCCGGAACTCGCGGCGTACTTTCGTCGAAGGGAGCGACGCCGATGA
- a CDS encoding VWA domain-containing protein produces the protein MTPIGAPEHLSLLMLVPAIVLLYIWAAWRRHAAFRRMGDVSLVKRIVPAGLKRRRLASLILVSSAVACLAVAMARPRGEPIEQETTASGKDIVFVVDVSRSMLAQDLAPNRLERTKLWIKDMLATLQGDRVALVAFAGSASVKCPLTLDRAFFLMQLEDLSPRSVPRGGSLIGDAIRKTVNEVFVEQSGRHKDILLFTDGEDQESFPIQAAEVAAARGIRIITIGIGSESDGAPIPSESERGSPEFVTYGGQRVYSRLMPRLLADIASASAGGVFLNVGTGDLQLDRVYRDLSLSARNQEIVADKTTTYEELFQIPLIAAFLLLLLEVLIRDR, from the coding sequence ATGACACCCATCGGCGCTCCGGAGCATCTGTCGCTCCTCATGCTCGTCCCTGCGATTGTGCTCCTCTACATCTGGGCCGCGTGGAGGCGCCACGCCGCTTTCCGGCGCATGGGCGATGTATCCCTGGTCAAACGCATCGTTCCGGCCGGCCTGAAACGCCGGCGACTCGCATCTCTCATCCTGGTCTCTAGCGCGGTGGCGTGTCTTGCGGTCGCGATGGCAAGGCCCCGAGGCGAGCCGATCGAGCAGGAAACAACCGCATCAGGAAAGGACATCGTCTTCGTGGTCGATGTCTCGCGGAGCATGCTCGCACAGGACCTGGCACCGAATCGTCTCGAACGCACCAAGCTGTGGATCAAGGACATGCTCGCCACCCTGCAGGGCGACCGTGTTGCGCTGGTCGCATTCGCCGGCAGCGCATCCGTCAAGTGCCCGCTCACGCTCGATCGCGCCTTCTTTCTCATGCAGCTCGAGGATCTCTCTCCTAGATCCGTTCCGCGCGGCGGATCACTGATCGGCGACGCGATCCGGAAGACCGTCAACGAAGTCTTCGTCGAGCAGTCCGGCCGTCACAAGGACATCCTGCTCTTCACCGACGGAGAGGACCAGGAGAGCTTCCCCATCCAGGCGGCAGAAGTCGCAGCCGCGAGAGGCATCCGGATCATCACCATCGGTATCGGCAGCGAGTCTGATGGAGCGCCCATCCCCTCCGAATCCGAACGTGGCAGCCCCGAATTCGTCACATACGGCGGACAGCGGGTGTATTCGCGCCTCATGCCGCGTCTGCTCGCCGACATCGCCTCGGCATCCGCGGGCGGGGTCTTCCTGAATGTCGGAACCGGTGATCTCCAACTCGATCGAGTCTACAGAGACCTCTCTCTGTCCGCCCGCAATCAAGAGATCGTTGCCGACAAGACCACCACATACGAAGAACTCTTCCAGATACCTCTCATCGCGGCGTTCCTGCTGCTCCTGCTGGAGGTGCTCATCCGTGATCGCTGA